A stretch of Buteo buteo chromosome 9, bButBut1.hap1.1, whole genome shotgun sequence DNA encodes these proteins:
- the FZD2 gene encoding frizzled-2 gives MGPPSVLPALAWLLVGLSVPAPCWSQLHGEKGISIPDHGFCQPISIPLCTDIAYNQTIMPNLLGHTNQEDAGLEVHQFYPLVKVQCSLELKFFLCSMYAPVCTVLEQAIPPCRSICERARQGCEALMNKFGFQWPERLRCENFPRHGAEQICVGQNHSEDGSSPALLTSATPLAGQGTPGAPRYATLDHPFHCPRALKVPSYLNYKFLGEKDCAAPCEPTRPDGHMFFNEDEIRFARIWILIWSVLCCASTFFTVTTYLVDMQRFRYPERPIIFLSGCYTMVSVAYIAGFVLEERVVCNERFQEDGYRTVVQGTKKEGCTILFMMLYFFSMASSIWWVILSLTWFLAAGMKWGHEAIEANSQYFHLAAWAVPAVKTITILAMGQIDGDLLSGVCFVGLNNIDPLRGFVLAPLFVYLFIGTSFLLAGFVSLFRIRTIMKHGGTKTEKLERLMVRIGVFSVLYTVPATIVIACYFYEQAFREHWERSWISQNCKSLAIPCPLHFTPRMTPDFTVYMIKYLMTLIVGITSGFWIWSGKTLHSWRKFYTRLTNSKQGETTV, from the coding sequence ATGGGCCCCCCCAGCGTGCTGCCCGCCCTGGCCTGGCTGCTGGTGGGGCTAAGCGTGCCGGCGCCGTGCTGGAGCCAGCTGCACGGTGAGAAGGGCATCTCCATCCCCGACCACGGCTTCTGCCAACCCATCTCCATCCCGCTCTGCACCGACATCGCCTACAACCAGACCATCATGCCCAACCTGCTGGGTCACACCAACCAGGAGGACGCGGGGTTGGAGGTCCACCAGTTCTACCCCTTGGTGAAGGTCCAGTGCTCGTTGGAGCTCAagttcttcctctgctccatgTACGCGCCGGTCTGCACGGTGCTGGAGCAGGCCATCCCACCGTGCCGCTCCATCTGTGAACGGGCACGCCAGGGCTGCGAAGCCCTCATGAATAAATTCGGTTTCCAATGGCCGGAGCGATTACGTTGCGAGAATTTCCCCCGGCACGGCGCCGAGCAGATCTGCGTGGGGCAGAACCATTCGGAGGACGGCAGTTCACCAGCGTTGCTCACCAGTGCCACGCCGTTGGCCGGCCAGGGGACCCCAGGTGCCCCTCGCTACGCCACCCTCGACCACCCCTTCCACTGTCCGCGGGCGCTGAAGGTGCCCAGCTACCTCAACTACAAGTTCTTGGGCGAGAAGGACTGTGCGGCGCCCTGCGAGCCCACCCGGCCCGATGGCCACATGTTCTTCAACGAGGATGAGATCCGTTTCGCCCGTATCTGGATCCTCATCTGGTCCGTCCTGTGCTGCGCCTCCACCTTCTTCACTGTCACCACCTACCTGGTGGACATGCAGCGTTTCCGCTACCCCGAGCGACCCATCATCTTCCTCTCGGGGTGCTACACCATGGTGTCGGTGGCCTACATCGCTGGCTTCGTGCTGGAGGAGAGGGTGGTCTGCAACGAGCGTTTCCAGGAGGATGGCTACCGCACGGTGGTGCAGGGCACCAAGAAGGAAGGTTGCACCATCCTCTTCATGATGCTCTACTTCTTTAGCATGGCCAGCTCAATCTGGTGGGTCATCCTCTCCCTCACCTGGTTCCTGGCCGCTGGCATGAAGTGGGGCCACGAGGCCATCGAGGCCAACTCCCAGTACTTCCACTTGGCCGCCTGGGCCGTGCCGGCCGTCAAGACCATCACCATCCTGGCCATGGGACAGATCGACGGGGACCTGCTGAGCGGCGTCTGCTTCGTGGGCCTCAACAACATCGACCCTCTCCGGGGCTTCGTGTTGGCCCCACTCTTCGTCTACCTCTTCATCGGTACCTCCTTCCTTCTGGCCGGCTTCGTCTCCCTCTTCCGCATCCGCACCATCATGAAACACGGTGGAACCAAAACAGAGAAGCTGGAGCGGTTGATGGTTCGCATTGGGGTCTTCAGCGTCCTCTACACTGTCCCAGCCACCATCGTCATCGCTTGTTATTTCTACGAGCAGGCTTTCCGCGAGCACTGGGAGCGCAGCTGGATCAGCCAGAACTGCAAGAGCTTGGCCATCCCCTGCCCGCTCCACTTCACCCCCCGTATGACCCCCGATTTCACCGTCTACATGATCAAGTATCTCATGACTCTCATTGTGGGCATCACCTCCGGCTTTTGGATATGGTCGGGTAAAACCCTGCACTCGTGGAGGAAGTTCTACACGCGACTCACCAACAGCAAGCAGGGCGAGACGACGGTGtga